CATACCTGCAAGGAAGAACAAAATCCCTAACCACTCGCAAAACAGAGAAGAACCAAGAATTCcccaaatcaattttgaaacgaaaatcatacattccaatttacaaaaatcagataacacaacaaaaacccCCAAATCGAAACCCTCAATCGCTATGGTGGCAGCGCGAActgggaagaagatgatggtgaaGGCGCGCGATGAAGATGGTGGTGCGTGGAGGTGGTCGCAGCCGCGTCATGGTAATGGTCTTCTGGGTTTCGTTTGTAGGTATGTGGTGATTGCGATGGTGGTCTGAGGGTTTAGGTGTGGCGGCGCTAGGGTtagatttttagaaagaaagtagggtttctatttttggttgggctgaaggttgaagaagatggtgatgtggctctttgttttgtaatgaatgaaagttgttcaatctagtccccatttctgttaattattttcaaatatggtCCTTATGATGATGACTGGTCTAGTCCACGTCAGAACATAAATGACAGTTCACCCTCTAATTGCACGTTTGGACATCTCACCGTTATTAATTTAGacggagttagtgaaaaggacttaattgaacaccaaatacgttctttgggactaaattgaacacaaaaaaaaacatggggaccatttcgaattttcccaaccaaaactggaaccaaaaagagcttttaaccatctatttaattatgaattgataattgattataagcATTTTATAATCGATTTCAGTCATTGAAAATTAATAGTGATCTTGCATCATAATAACTTTAgtgtaattgattattacaactcgtaatcgattacattataCGTGCACTCCCTGCAACGTATACTATATATAAGCTTGATAAACGAGATAGAAAATGAACGTAAACATGTCAGGTGAAGTTTGGATACTAAGCTTAAATTATGTCGCAACgtagaaaaagcaagaaaaacttGAAATATATAGGTTGAGAGAGCCATCGGTAGAAGCACATGATGTTTCACTCACTCATTATTCTGTGTCACTTTTTTGTGATGAACATGACCAGATAAGTATACTCTAATTTTTGTTCCTCCAACAGTTTGCCAACTTTCTTTCGGAATCTAAGGAATAATTCATCGATTATACCTTCTCCAAACCGTGAAGTCAGAAAAGGTTCAGTAGTAGCTCTCACGTATTTGGCTATGAAATTGGCTCTGACATTTACATCTAAAGCCAAATCACCGTTACCATTTTCTTTCAAGCCTTCATCCCATCTCGACTTGAATGTCTCCAACTTTTGAAGAGTAAAACACCCTTCTGCATCAATCAATTGCTTAACTTCATTAGCAGTAGGACCATATCTTGGCATATTAACGGACTCCAACTTTCCCTCTTCAATCAAACTCTGCATTGCATAGTATGAACACTTCATAAAGTTATGATTCCATGAAAATTATAAGAAACCACAGGTTGTAGATTGTACCTCCAAAACCATGTCATTCAGAACCAAACCAATTAACCCCCAAGGAGTGATTATGTCGGAAGTTTCATCTCTGCCAACAAATGTTAGAACCATACCACCACCATGCACTAGTTCCTCCGCTCGTGATTTTAGAAACAGATTGAAATCTTCACTGAACTGATCGAGGTAAGCTTGGTACACCGTGCATGGGCTCGTGTTAGTGAAGTAAATGTTTTCCTTGTTAATCAATCCTTTCGGAGCCTGTTGCCAAATCAAACATTGTAAaacaaatactaaataaaagtCTGTGTATGTGGATGAATTATTTGTTCgtattaataattgaagatGATAACCTGAGAGAGCCAATGGAGACTGGTGGAAGAGTGAAAAAAGTGCATGGAATTGGTCGGGAAGAGTCTCCCATAAAAGCTTCCGGGCGTTGCATTGACGAAACATGCACCAAATCCCTCTCCCTTTTCTTCTCGTAGCCTCTCGTAGAAGCAAGGTAGGGCCTCAAAGATGTTGTTGAAATCGTTTTGAAATTGATCGTTGAGGTAAATTTGGAATGTGATGGGTGGCTCACGGTTATAGCTGCGACTGATGTTGTGAACAACATCGATAATATCATACGCCACCTGAAGTGCATTTGGTCCCGAAGAACAACCCAGATCAGCCACTCTGAAACAGCTCGGGACAGAGTTGCAGTACAGGGACTTCATACTTTCTTCGAGGATGGGTTTCACTTTTGATATCATCTTACTCTGCACGAaactaatgaaattaaaaaaaaaaaaaaaaaaaaaaaaaaaaaaaaaaaaaaaactaaggaaCGACGATGATAGTATTGTGTAGGCAAAATATATAGTTAGATAGTATGGGTACTTGAAAGGAGGAATTGTTTGCATAGCTTGCTTCTCCAGCTCCACCATTAgcgaaaataaattgaactgtTTCCATTGCTACACAGTGTGGCAAGGTGAAGATGAAAGCGTGGGTGAGTAATGATTTCGTTCGACAGTGATGAACTTGGTTCCTGGATCGCCTTTTAAACAGCCGGAGGCTTTCAAGTGCAACATTACAGTCCAAAAGTTCTTACGTCACCACATACGTAAGAAAAAATATCCACATTCGCATACACAGCTTACTTCTCTCAATTTCTTTGAATCACGAAGTTGACCTTCTCTAACAGTGAAATATGCAtcctaatataatttttagtcatctatatttataaagatttatttttatttttaaattcgaGTTAATGTTGTGCTACCTAAGTTCcaacttattttcaattttaacatttgTAATTTGCTCCAAAATAATTGATGGTATGCTCACTTAAAACGAAAGTAGTTCGAACTGATCGTTTGTTTATGATGACTTGCATTTAATAGATGAGATGGCAtggaaaataagaatatttgGTAAGCTTATATTCAGAAAGATGttaagatgaatgacaattcaaaaagaaaacgaCTGCCTCATATTCCAATGGTGACTTTGATAGATTGCAAATACTTGTATGTTAtagttcaaaatatttataaaattacacaaaaaattataattatgactaggtatttgattattatatatgtgtattactaattaatttttcaaaacccATGTGCGACCAAGATCCAGActactattttaaataaaaagggaCATTAGATATCATCACAGTATAAATTGTCTTCAGGGACCTTCACCGAAAATATAACCGAGAcgtttgaagaaaaaaatactcataCTAGGCTCGTTTGATCTTAAgctaaatcatttttaatatatcaataaattttactatACCTGTTCAAAATAAGTCgtcaaaatattttcacaacgtatatagttaaatttatgacaaagctattaaaaaaaaaaaaacaaaacttgttGAATAGCACTGAAGCTGCTTGTCCAAAAGTTCGaatattaaaacagaaaaatgttTATCTAAAACATCGAGAAATCGATCCCTCAAAATTATAATGGAGCGTGTACATTGGAAAGGatggaaattgaaattaatctaAATCACCTTACAGTCGTAACACATGGACCCAACCGATTCCCACAAATATATGAACTAAGTACGTGTCTACGAGATCATCTTTAGTAGTACACAATTTTAACATAATCTTCCTATCGTTGTGCCTGAAACACAGGAGAAGAACACAAGGAATCACATCcatgaaaagcaaataaaaggCCAGATAAGAAAATGCGAAAGCAGTGTGACTAATGTCCATTAAAAGAATGaagtacatatatatacatCCAAAGGTTAATAAAATTCTCTGAAAAACAGCTACATTACAGAGCAAGATATGTGCATTGAAATTGGcgtcaaattattttttgtttcgtAACTATTCAAGTTATGTAAAGCCAACTCTAACTACATCATTAAGTTAAAACTTGTTCAAAAGaatccaaaacaaaattttgaaactactgcgtaataatttaaatcaaaattctattttattttctcacttCCTTTTAATTTAAGGATTCTGCAGTGCTGGATTATTGAAATTGGACTCTGATACAGGTCATGGAAGGGAATTACTTTTGCACTATCCTTACATGTTAGTTGAATCATCCTTTTTCACGCGACTTTTAGAAATTTTGTTCCGTTATACTTATACAAAGGTGATGCAAAATAgcattaagattttaaataaattcaaaatcatgTAGATTTACAAAACTAGCTATAAAACCTAAACGGTACTGAACCTGCCATTTAGCTTGCCAACAAGGTGTTGACAATAAATTAAGAGCTATCTTGCAGACCACCTCAGCATCATGCTACCATGGTTCTACTACTGATCATAGGCCAAAGAAAGCACCAAATAACATTCTATTGAAAcccttttatataaataataatggtAACAGAAACCAGTAAAGTTCtgtataaaaactaaaaccaaaagcAAGTACTTGCCTCAATTAAAAAAGCAGAAACAGCCTGAAAGTGAGAAACCCCACACTTTTAGACAGCCAGCTTCATATCAATCTTCTGGTGAGGATCATAGCCTGTGAGCTTGAAATCAGCAGCCACAAAAGAATCTATATCTTTCTTCTTTGgatttattttcaaagtctGCTTGAAAGTACATTAAAGGAGTCAACAAGGAAAAAGTGTCAAAAGACAAACTAAAAGAAGTGTTAAAGAATAGACATACTGGAAAGGGTTTTGGAAGGTTATGGAGCTGCTCCTGCAAAGGCCTCACATGATTGCGATAAACATGTGAATCCCCAATAACATGGATAAAATCACCTGGAATTAGATCTGAGAAAAAGCCAAGTCACAGTAAAAGGGTTAGTTATTTTACATAATCACCTTTTAAGTTGCACTTTTTCTCTAGTGATATTATCAAAACCAATAAGCttgtaaaccctaaacctacgTACACCCGAAAAATTCGAATACAGATAGAATAccaacaagaaaaacaaaaactttggCCTCTATTATGCAAAAATTTTCTCATTTACTATAATGGAAATGTCCACACACAACTAAAGTCCAacaaaattgatatataaaagaCATATTAAGTCTAAACAAACCACCTGAGCTAAACTTCTAGTGCCGATTCTAgcaaacaggaaaaaaaaaaagactttccCAGCCAGAGCATAACATCTAATCTTTGAGAACCACACAACCTATTACCTAGCTTAAAGTCaaacaaccaaataaaatggTATACACATCATCACTAATTACACCCACGAAACctgaaaacattttatcaatTGACTACATATTTAGGTCTACAACGAATGCTTTGACAATTTACATACCACAAACATGAGAAATCATGCATGTCAGTAGGGCATAAGATGCAATATTAAATGGAACGCCCAGGCCCATGTCAGCAGATCGCTGATACATTTGACATGATAACTCCCCATGTGCTACATAAAACTGCAGAagttaaaattacaaatatcaaTATATGTGAGGGGACAGTTTTCAAAGAAAAACCTAATGAATTAAGTTGCAGACCTGTGCAAACATGTGGCAAGGTGGAAGTGCCATTAATTTAATATCAGCTGGATTCCATGCAGAGAGAATGATTCGCCGATCATCAGGATTATGCTTTATCTTGTTAATAACATCCAAAAGTTGATCAAACCCTTGGCCGGAGTAGTCAGCATGCATGTCAGTGTATCTATAAAAGGTAAGACAGGGACTAAATGTTTCAgcaaattacaaataaaacaatctATTGTAAAATCTGATCAACCCCTTGGCTGTAGTAATCAGGATGCATATCAGTGTATCTATTAAAGGTCAGACGGCAACTAAATGTTTGAGcaaattccaaataaaacaatCTATTGTATtacatacagaaaaaaaaaaaaaaaaagtataattccCCTACCTGGCACCAAAGTGCCTCCATTGAAACCCATAAACAGGTCCCAAGTCACCCTCCTCCCTCTCTGTCAAACCAACACTATAATAAAACATGTACAGCCAATTACTAACTGCAATACAAAGGAAAAATGCACAATTTGTACTTCAAAGGTAAAACATATAATCATGCTTGCCCATCAAGGTATTCTCTGGATGCATTGCCATCCCATATATGAATGTTTTTTTCCTGTAGCACCTGCCAAATATACCTTGTTTTCAGATCGAAGATCATACAAATAAAATCTACCATACCAGTAAAAGATTTCCagttaactaaaatataaagcgCTTGATGCATGTGACATACTATGAATGAAAGTTTAGTCCGTAACCCTTTATCCCTATGACTCTATTAAAGAATCAGCAAATGCTTAGCAAGCGAAAATTGTGTTATTATCAAACCCTGCCTACCCTGAGGGATAATAAATTAGtgatttcattaaaataaattagcacacataatttctaaataattcTCTACAAGGTGGGTAGAAAAATCTCAAGAAAAATAAGGTTTGGTAGTGCTCATAGAGATGAATGTCAATTCAGGTACGTAGACATAactaattattctataattgcAATGTTTTCACATGTTATACTCTGTATCTATgaatattgttttcaaaatttcaacactaaaaaaagAATGCAATCATATTTATAAGTTCaatatattatagaaataaataatacaagGAATGAGTTAGCTTAGAAGCACCTGAGCTTTCCACATTATTACATCTATTATTCAAATCCAAGCTCAAATGTTATAAGATACACCAACTTAATGTTCCCCAATAGTTGGCTAATATCAGCTTCTTTGTGCCCAACTAAGGATAGGTGAGGATTCATGTGTGTATGGACAATATTGGCAGAAGATATTGTTACCTTGGCATTTGTTGAGCCACTGATAAACCAAAGAAGCTCTTCAACAACCCCTCGCCAAAATACTTTCTACAATCAATTGAAGAAATCATGTCAAATTTTCTATCAAAGTTTACAACTAGATATTCTCCTTCCAAAGAAAACATCCAAATTAGTATacacaatataataattaaaccaaagtaaaaaaagaaaacagttcACACTAAAAACAGATTCTTTTACACAGTAAATCAAATGTGCCTTAAACCATAATCTCTACCACATGCCTTAGTTGTTAGAAGAGGAAAGGTTCTGCGCAAATTGAATCTCATCTGTGGAAAAAGACAAAGTCAGCATATAAACTACAACAACCCTCAATATACCAATAAAAACGTTACCTGGCTACCAAATTTTGACAAGGTACCAGTCCCTGTCCTATCACCCTTTATTGTACCTTCAGAAATTATGTCTTGAACCAGCTTAAGATACATATTCTCCTCATGTCTCTCAAAAATCATtttaggaagaaaagaaaaatccttgaCCTCAAATTTTATGGAATCAGAATTCTTATCAATAAATGGATCAATATTCTGATTCAGGGACACAACAGGAGAACTCCTTACACGCACGTAACTGATGAAAGAATGGCGTATGTTGTTTTCCATCTTAGGAAAGGATGAGTACCATGGCCGAAATATAGTGAAATCAACTGAAGGCATAAAAGTGTCGCACTCAATGTTTGACTGAATTTCTGTTAAGTGGATAGCTTCACATCCAGGTGCATTGAGAGCCTCTCTGTACATGGCAATTATCAGCTATAACAGAGCTTCACATGAAAAGGAAAGAGCAGAGCAGATGAAGAAAAGtacattttaaaacaaagaaGTACCTAAATATTTGACCACCTCCAATAACAAATACTTTTTCAATTGACAGAGAGTAAGGAGAAGAAGCTAATAGTTCCAGTGCAGAATTAATACTTCCACATATAACAACATTCTCTGCCGTTGCAATATCAAAGCTGCCTGAGCGAGTAAGAACAACGTTAAGGCGACCAGAAAGAGGCCTGTACTGAAGAGGGATACTCTCCCATGTTTTCCTTCCCATT
This DNA window, taken from Vigna radiata var. radiata cultivar VC1973A chromosome 5, Vradiata_ver6, whole genome shotgun sequence, encodes the following:
- the LOC106762733 gene encoding bifunctional dihydrofolate reductase-thymidylate synthase isoform X2; this encodes MASDFSVISNGDSNGNVNPQPNQQRTYQVVVAATQDWGIGKDGKLPWRLPTDLKFFKEITEKTSDPGKKNAIVMGRKTWESIPLQYRPLSGRLNVVLTRSGSFDIATAENVVICGSINSALELLASSPYSLSIEKVFVIGGGQIFREALNAPGCEAIHLTEIQSNIECDTFMPSVDFTIFRPWYSSFPKMENNIRHSFISYVRVRSSPVVSLNQNIDPFIDKNSDSIKFEVKDFSFLPKMIFERHEENMYLKLVQDIISEGTIKGDRTGTGTLSKFGSQMRFNLRRTFPLLTTKKVFWRGVVEELLWFISGSTNAKVLQEKNIHIWDGNASREYLDGVGLTEREEGDLGPVYGFQWRHFGARYTDMHADYSGQGFDQLLDVINKIKHNPDDRRIILSAWNPADIKLMALPPCHMFAQI
- the LOC106761607 gene encoding 7-methylxanthosine synthase 1 isoform X1, with protein sequence METVQFIFANGGAGEASYANNSSFQSKMISKVKPILEESMKSLYCNSVPSCFRVADLGCSSGPNALQVAYDIIDVVHNISRSYNREPPITFQIYLNDQFQNDFNNIFEALPCFYERLREEKGEGFGACFVNATPGSFYGRLFPTNSMHFFHSSTSLHWLSQAPKGLINKENIYFTNTSPCTVYQAYLDQFSEDFNLFLKSRAEELVHGGGMVLTFVGRDETSDIITPWGLIGLVLNDMVLESLIEEGKLESVNMPRYGPTANEVKQLIDAEGCFTLQKLETFKSRWDEGLKENGNGDLALDVNVRANFIAKYVRATTEPFLTSRFGEGIIDELFLRFRKKVGKLLEEQKLEYTYLVMFITKK
- the LOC106762733 gene encoding bifunctional dihydrofolate reductase-thymidylate synthase isoform X1 — protein: MASDFSVISNGDSNGNVNPQPNQQRTYQVVVAATQDWGIGKDGKLPWRLPTDLKFFKEITEKTSDPGKKNAIVMGRKTWESIPLQYRPLSGRLNVVLTRSGSFDIATAENVVICGSINSALELLASSPYSLSIEKVFVIGGGQIFREALNAPGCEAIHLTEIQSNIECDTFMPSVDFTIFRPWYSSFPKMENNIRHSFISYVRVRSSPVVSLNQNIDPFIDKNSDSIKFEVKDFSFLPKMIFERHEENMYLKLVQDIISEGTIKGDRTGTGTLSKFGSQMRFNLRRTFPLLTTKKVFWRGVVEELLWFISGSTNAKVLQEKNIHIWDGNASREYLDGVGLTEREEGDLGPVYGFQWRHFGARYTDMHADYSGQGFDQLLDVINKIKHNPDDRRIILSAWNPADIKLMALPPCHMFAQFYVAHGELSCQMYQRSADMGLGVPFNIASYALLTCMISHVCDLIPGDFIHVIGDSHVYRNHVRPLQEQLHNLPKPFPTLKINPKKKDIDSFVAADFKLTGYDPHQKIDMKLAV
- the LOC106761607 gene encoding theobromine synthase 2 isoform X2 — its product is MVELEKQAMQTIPPFNFVQSKMISKVKPILEESMKSLYCNSVPSCFRVADLGCSSGPNALQVAYDIIDVVHNISRSYNREPPITFQIYLNDQFQNDFNNIFEALPCFYERLREEKGEGFGACFVNATPGSFYGRLFPTNSMHFFHSSTSLHWLSQAPKGLINKENIYFTNTSPCTVYQAYLDQFSEDFNLFLKSRAEELVHGGGMVLTFVGRDETSDIITPWGLIGLVLNDMVLESLIEEGKLESVNMPRYGPTANEVKQLIDAEGCFTLQKLETFKSRWDEGLKENGNGDLALDVNVRANFIAKYVRATTEPFLTSRFGEGIIDELFLRFRKKVGKLLEEQKLEYTYLVMFITKK